One region of Primulina tabacum isolate GXHZ01 chromosome 1, ASM2559414v2, whole genome shotgun sequence genomic DNA includes:
- the LOC142519309 gene encoding protein JINGUBANG-like yields the protein MYVYICIWVCVHVDGVMYDFIQKQMKMAATLEEFPTSPSFSMRDNAHFPRSVSTKETPISDPPCLPPRLSATTAASLSLSLHQYSQPTTPRISFSPEYSSKMDTACAGTYRCVSSVLKKDGQILCIASANGMVYTGSQGNAVRVWKLPEFTECAQLKTKASMVVAMQVSNDRVYAAYADCRIRVWRRTWEGVIRHVRMATVPTAGSYVRSYIIGGNKMIKHMGPISSLAINVTDDVLYSASVDKTVKVWRISDFKCIETIQAHLEPINAIVVADDGVLYTASDDATVRVWRRNFCSGDRPHSLTVTLPAKHSPVKTLALSSDGRVLYGGCSDGYVHYWLKGWFTGQLQYGGALSGHTHAVMCLSSAATYVVSGSADSTCRVWIRELDGQHSSVALLQGHRGPVRCVTVLSGHVMDENAEDGCTVCSGSLDGVLKVWRVHHATSPSTRDALQNACEYFELT from the exons atgtatgtatatatatgtatatgggTGTGTGTACATGTAGATGGAGTAATGTACGACTTTATTCAGAAGCAGATGAAAATGGCAGCAACCCTAGAAGAGTTTCCCACTTCACCATCCTTCTCCATGAGAGACAACGCCCATTTCCCTCGCAGTGTCTCCACCAAAGAGACACCAATCTCCGACCCACCGTGCCTTCCCCCAAGGCTGAGCGCCACCACAGCCGCCTCCCTCTCCTTGAGCCTCCACCAATACTCTCAGCCAACCACCCCGCGCATCTCTTTCAGCCCCGAGTACTCCTCCAAGATGGACACAGCCTGCGCCGGAACCTACCGCTGCGTATCCTCGGTTCTGAAGAAGGACGGGCAGATACTGTGCATCGCCTCCGCGAACGGCATGGTTTACACGGGGTCACAAGGGAATGCGGTGAGAGTGTGGAAACTGCCGGAGTTCACGGAGTGCGCGCAGCTGAAGACGAAGGCGAGCATGGTGGTGGCGATGCAGGTGTCTAATGACAGGGTTTATGCTGCTTATGCGGACTGTAGGATTAGGGTTTGGCGTCGCACGTGGGAAGGGGTGATCAGGCACGTGCGGATGGCGACGGTTCCGACGGCGGGAAGTTATGTCCGGAGCTATATCATCGGAGGAAATAAAATG ATAAAGCACATGGGACCGATATCGTCGCTAGCTATCAATGTAACAGATGATGTATTATACTCGGCTTCTGTTGACAAGACCGTAAAAGTATGGAGAATTTCAGATTTCAAGTGCATCGAGACCATCCAAGCCCACCTGGAACCGATCAACGCCATCGTGGTAGCCGACGACGGAGTGCTCTATACGGCCTCCGACGATGCCACGGTGAGAGTGTGGAGGCGCAACTTTTGCAGCGGTGATCGTCCCCATTCGCTCACTGTAACCCTTCCGGCAAAGCATTCCCCTGTTAAGACTCTAGCTTTGAGCTCGGACGGTAGGGTGTTGTATGGAGGGTGTAGCGATGGGTACGTACATTATTGGTTGAAGGGTTGGTTCACGGGGCAGTTGCAATACGGAGGGGCTTTGTCAGGACACACTCATGCCGTTATGTGTTTGTCTAGCGCGGCAACTTATGTCGTGAGTGGCTCGGCGGATTCGACTTGTCGGGTTTGGATTAGGGAGTTGGATGGGCAGCATAGTTCGGTCGCGCTGTTGCAAGGTCATAGGGGACCAGTGAGGTGTGTTACTGTGCTTTCGGGACATGTGATGGACGAAAATGCCGAGGATGGTTGCACGGTGTGTAGTGGAAGTCTCGACGGTGTGTTGAAAGTGTGGCGGGTGCATCATGCTACTAGCCCGAGTACTCGGGATGCTTTACAAAATGCTTGCGAATATTTCGAGTTGACTTGA